Proteins from one Polymorphobacter megasporae genomic window:
- a CDS encoding FecR family protein, producing the protein MTDRPDDTERIAREAANWAARLNGRVIDTETLETFAQWRRDPRNAQAYHQVESAWSRAADFGADRDIAEATRAALARGGKRGIADTIKAYAWSGGLVASLAVAGLFIALDRPTTYATAVGEQKLIRLADGSRVHINSDSSLIARVDTTRRQLELERGEAYFEVAHDPSLPFIVRTNRGRIVATGTRFDVDRRDNETRVVLTDGRVRIYDGPDAEARPAVFLNPGEAITLGRVPYDTPRHVNIEMVMNWLSGHLVFHQTPLAVAIAEMNRYTVRKIRLDASGLRDAEVDGRFEIGDVDGFLGAVTELFPLHAVKDADGSITLTSTT; encoded by the coding sequence ATGACTGACCGCCCGGATGATACAGAGCGCATCGCGCGCGAAGCCGCCAACTGGGCGGCTCGGCTCAACGGCCGCGTCATCGACACCGAAACACTCGAGACGTTCGCCCAGTGGCGACGCGACCCGCGAAACGCCCAAGCTTATCACCAAGTCGAGTCGGCGTGGAGTCGAGCAGCGGACTTCGGCGCAGACCGCGATATTGCGGAGGCCACGCGCGCGGCGCTCGCACGCGGCGGCAAACGTGGCATCGCCGATACGATAAAAGCTTATGCCTGGAGCGGCGGACTCGTCGCGTCGCTGGCGGTCGCTGGCCTATTTATTGCCCTTGACCGCCCGACAACATACGCAACAGCGGTCGGGGAGCAGAAACTCATCCGGCTGGCCGATGGATCGCGCGTTCACATCAATTCCGATAGCAGCTTGATTGCGCGAGTCGATACGACGCGTCGGCAACTCGAACTCGAGCGCGGCGAAGCCTATTTTGAGGTCGCGCATGATCCGTCGCTACCCTTTATCGTTCGAACGAACCGCGGCCGCATCGTCGCAACCGGAACCCGGTTCGACGTCGATCGCCGGGACAACGAAACGCGCGTTGTCCTCACTGATGGCCGAGTTCGGATCTACGACGGTCCAGACGCCGAGGCCCGGCCTGCGGTTTTTCTCAACCCCGGTGAAGCAATCACGCTCGGCCGGGTGCCGTACGACACGCCACGACATGTCAACATCGAGATGGTGATGAACTGGCTGAGTGGGCACCTCGTCTTCCACCAGACACCGCTCGCGGTCGCCATCGCCGAGATGAACCGGTACACCGTCCGCAAAATCCGGCTCGATGCGTCGGGCCTCAGGGACGCTGAGGTCGATGGGCGTTTCGAGATTGGCGATGTCGACGGGTTTCTCGGTGCCGTCACCGAACTTTTTCCATTGCACGCCGTAAAAGACGCGGACGGTAGCATCACCTTGACTTCAACCACCTGA
- a CDS encoding RNA polymerase sigma factor, producing the protein MPIGPNLPGLSHADTTLGLEKTSDMSGGSLDVLYRRHAAWLTGVLRRTLGSFAADAEDLVQDTYVRVGRYTSDDISRHPRALLRQIAVNLARDHMRRTVVRGWPASLDSDGDDIDARLSTAATQEADVLLKKIVLGLPQTCRDVFMLSRFTSMSNDDIAAHFAISVKTVEWRLSKALALCARHLKD; encoded by the coding sequence ATGCCGATCGGACCTAATCTTCCTGGACTGTCCCACGCGGATACAACGCTTGGCTTGGAAAAGACCTCCGATATGTCGGGCGGGTCGCTTGATGTGCTGTACCGACGGCACGCGGCGTGGCTGACCGGAGTGTTGCGTCGGACACTCGGCAGCTTCGCTGCGGATGCCGAAGATCTCGTGCAAGATACGTATGTCCGCGTCGGTCGCTACACGTCCGACGACATCTCCCGCCATCCACGTGCGCTTCTGCGTCAGATCGCCGTGAACCTCGCCCGCGATCACATGCGTCGGACCGTCGTGCGCGGGTGGCCCGCGTCGCTCGATAGCGACGGGGATGACATCGACGCCCGCCTGTCGACGGCCGCGACACAAGAAGCAGACGTACTGTTAAAGAAAATCGTTCTTGGCCTGCCACAGACCTGTCGTGACGTCTTCATGCTCAGCCGTTTCACCTCGATGAGCAACGACGATATCGCCGCTCATTTCGCAATTTCGGTAAAAACTGTAGAATGGCGGCTGAGCAAGGCGTTGGCCCTTTGCGCCCGGCACCTCAAGGACTAG
- a CDS encoding HEPN domain-containing protein, with translation MKTSLDHLPAAKQRELERVVAILCQEFGLAQANATGKRAAGKILKVVLYGSYARGGWVDEPHTAKGYQSDYDLLIIVNQGELTDRVAYWADAEERLIRELSITQTLRTPVNFIVHTLQEVNDGLAHGRYFFMDVAKDGIAVYQADDTDLHTPKPKTPEQALCLAKEYLEEWLPAAMSRQKLAKFAMQEHLLKDAAFDLHQTTERLYHCVLLVLTFYTPHVHNIAFLRSQAERLDARLIAAWPRESRQHRAMFEKLKDAYVKARYSKHYRIDAAELEWLGKCVEALGQAVHAVCVDRIAALEAAVASPSRGAAAAVAC, from the coding sequence ATGAAAACCAGCCTCGATCACCTGCCGGCGGCGAAGCAGCGCGAGCTCGAGCGCGTTGTCGCGATCCTGTGCCAAGAGTTCGGATTGGCGCAGGCGAATGCCACCGGCAAGCGAGCGGCGGGCAAGATCCTCAAGGTCGTTCTTTACGGCAGCTATGCGCGCGGTGGCTGGGTCGACGAGCCGCATACCGCCAAGGGCTATCAGTCGGACTACGACCTGCTGATCATCGTCAACCAGGGCGAGCTGACCGACCGGGTGGCGTACTGGGCCGATGCCGAGGAACGGTTGATCCGAGAGCTGTCGATCACGCAGACTCTGCGGACCCCGGTCAACTTCATCGTCCACACTCTGCAGGAAGTGAACGACGGGCTCGCCCACGGGCGCTACTTCTTCATGGACGTGGCGAAGGACGGCATCGCCGTCTACCAGGCCGACGACACCGACCTGCACACGCCAAAGCCGAAGACGCCCGAGCAGGCGCTTTGCCTGGCGAAGGAATATCTCGAGGAGTGGCTACCGGCGGCGATGAGCCGACAAAAACTCGCCAAGTTTGCGATGCAAGAGCATCTCTTGAAAGATGCAGCGTTCGATCTTCACCAAACCACCGAGCGCCTCTACCACTGCGTCCTCCTTGTGCTGACCTTCTACACGCCGCACGTTCACAATATTGCCTTCCTGCGCTCGCAGGCCGAGCGGCTCGACGCACGGCTGATTGCGGCATGGCCGCGCGAGAGCCGCCAGCACCGGGCGATGTTCGAGAAGCTCAAGGACGCCTACGTGAAGGCGCGTTATTCCAAGCACTATAGGATCGACGCGGCCGAGCTCGAGTGGCTCGGCAAATGCGTCGAAGCACTTGGCCAAGCAGTCCATGCCGTTTGCGTTGACCGGATTGCGGCGCTCGAAGCCGCGGTCGCATCGCCTTCAAGAGGTGCCGCAGCAGCCGTTGCCTGTTGA
- the traL gene encoding type IV conjugative transfer system protein TraL, with translation MSDQYQIPQRLDDPELIGLWTIDEFLAMVIPFGWGILSQHIFIGILIAGLAWFGLRKAKSGRASSWLLHAAYWYLPGSFVRLKLTPPSHCRLLAG, from the coding sequence ATGTCGGATCAATATCAGATTCCCCAGCGGCTCGACGATCCCGAGCTCATCGGTCTGTGGACGATCGATGAGTTCCTCGCGATGGTCATCCCGTTTGGTTGGGGCATCCTTTCTCAGCACATATTTATCGGGATTCTTATTGCAGGGTTGGCGTGGTTTGGTCTGCGAAAAGCAAAGTCAGGTCGAGCTTCGTCGTGGCTGCTGCATGCTGCTTACTGGTATCTGCCGGGATCGTTCGTCCGACTAAAGCTGACACCGCCCTCGCATTGCCGCTTGTTGGCGGGGTGA
- a CDS encoding type IV conjugative transfer system protein TraE encodes MLAEISHGRSQSLLKQRNMLAVFALALIGIVLMLVLALSTKDREMVLQPVLSRPLTLSSAGISPEYLELVTRDTAVMVLNRTPSGLDYWMEQVLKVVHPSAYGRVKNALTKIVAEQMGSDVAQAFAMTRMTVDPKRLVSEVTGTVTTYVGTKIIASDVRTFRFRWSYSGLSLSLVEFGELVADKPGAAS; translated from the coding sequence ATGCTCGCCGAGATCTCGCACGGCCGTTCGCAATCGCTGCTCAAGCAGCGCAATATGCTAGCGGTCTTCGCCCTGGCGCTGATCGGCATCGTTCTGATGCTGGTCCTCGCGCTGTCGACAAAAGATCGCGAGATGGTGTTGCAGCCGGTGCTGTCGCGTCCGCTTACGCTGTCATCGGCCGGCATCAGCCCTGAGTATTTAGAGCTGGTCACCCGCGATACCGCGGTGATGGTGCTCAACCGGACCCCGTCGGGCCTCGACTACTGGATGGAGCAGGTTCTCAAGGTCGTTCATCCGTCAGCCTACGGCCGGGTCAAGAACGCCCTGACCAAGATCGTCGCCGAGCAGATGGGCTCCGACGTCGCCCAGGCGTTCGCGATGACGCGAATGACCGTCGATCCCAAGCGTCTCGTGTCCGAAGTCACGGGTACCGTGACGACTTATGTCGGCACCAAGATCATCGCCAGCGATGTGCGGACCTTCCGCTTCCGCTGGTCCTACTCGGGGCTGTCGCTCAGCCTCGTCGAGTTCGGCGAGCTGGTCGCCGACAAGCCGGGAGCAGCATCATGA
- a CDS encoding type-F conjugative transfer system secretin TraK, whose product MNIRDAGIIGFATGGATYIAGTLAAVEPRLKLAGLGLLAVGSMFTTRPALADQYRMAGDNARVECVASKKDLTRISLVGDQFANLNKVATGVPYNDFSVVNEPVRGDIYLSVPETYAAKTINFFATSKKGYVYKFACTVSPVEAQQVFVTNPGLAQAKAREWEEQTPVEETAVRLIKAMATSATVEGFEVRQPNSSPAMVGSLSVRLIAEYRGASLLGKVLRVENKGTAPVTLHEADLAPQGTYAVTIATPEIGPGQSTVAYLVGQNGN is encoded by the coding sequence ATGAACATTCGCGATGCCGGGATTATCGGCTTCGCCACCGGCGGCGCAACGTACATCGCCGGCACGCTGGCGGCGGTCGAACCGCGGCTCAAGCTCGCCGGCCTCGGCTTGCTCGCCGTCGGCTCGATGTTCACCACGCGCCCCGCGCTCGCCGATCAGTACCGCATGGCGGGCGACAACGCCCGGGTCGAGTGCGTCGCGTCGAAGAAGGACCTGACCCGGATCAGCCTCGTCGGCGACCAGTTCGCCAACCTCAACAAGGTTGCGACCGGCGTCCCGTACAACGATTTCTCGGTGGTCAACGAGCCGGTGCGCGGCGACATTTATCTGTCGGTCCCCGAGACCTATGCGGCCAAGACGATCAACTTCTTCGCCACGTCGAAGAAGGGTTACGTCTACAAGTTCGCGTGCACCGTGTCGCCGGTCGAGGCGCAACAGGTGTTCGTCACCAACCCGGGTCTCGCTCAGGCGAAGGCGCGGGAGTGGGAAGAACAGACGCCGGTCGAGGAGACCGCGGTCCGCCTGATCAAGGCGATGGCGACCTCGGCGACAGTTGAAGGGTTCGAGGTTCGCCAGCCCAACTCGTCGCCCGCGATGGTCGGGTCGCTCTCAGTCCGTCTGATCGCCGAGTATCGCGGCGCCAGCCTGCTCGGCAAGGTTTTGCGGGTCGAGAACAAGGGCACCGCCCCGGTCACCCTGCACGAGGCCGACCTCGCGCCGCAGGGCACCTACGCCGTTACCATCGCCACGCCCGAGATCGGCCCCGGTCAGTCGACCGTCGCCTACCTCGTCGGCCAGAACGGGAACTGA